Genomic segment of Bacteroides stercoris ATCC 43183:
TTCGGAGGACGACAACCATTATGTGGAAGCGGAGTTACATCAATGATTTCAGTAACTTCGATACCTGCACCGTGGATAGTTCTAATAGCAGACTCACGTCCGTTACCTGGACCCTTCACATATGCCTTTACCTTTCTCAAGCCAAGATCGTATGCTACTTTAGCACAATCTTGAGCAGCCATTTGTGCTGCATAAGGAGTGTTCTTCTTAGAACCTCTGAATCCCATCTTTCCGGCAGAAGACCAAGAAATAATCTGACCTTCACTATTAGCCAGAGAAACAATAATGTTGTTGAAAGATGAATGAACATGCAACTGTCCATTAGCATCTACCTTTACATTTCTCTTTTTTGCTGCAACTGTTTTTTTTGCCATATCAACAATTATTATTTAGTAGCTTTTTTCTTATTAGCAACGGTTTTCTTTCTTCCCTTACGAGTACGGGCGTTGTTCTTCGTACTCTGGCCTCTTACAGGGAGACCGATACGGTGACGTACACCACGGTAGCAACCGATATCCATTAAACGTTTGATGTTCAATTGAACTTCAGAGCGAAGATCACCTTCTACTTTATACTCTGCACCAATGATCTCACGAATCTTGGCAGCCTGATCATCCGTCCAGTCTTTTACTTTCAGGTCTCTGTCAACACCTGCTTTGTCCAAAATCTTTGCTGAACTACTACGACCTATTCCATATACATAGGTCAACGCAACTTCACCTCTCTTGTTTTGAGGCAAATCGACACCAACTATTCTTATAGCCATATACTAAATTATTTTTTTTGCAAAAATAATAATATTATCCTTGACGTTGTTTATACTTAGGATTTTTCTTGTTAATAACATACAAACGGCCATTACGTCTAACGATCTTACACTCTGGCGTACGTTTCTTTAAGGATGCTCTTACTTTCATATCTTAATTTTATTTATATCTAAATACAATTCTTCCTTTCGATAAATCGTAAGGAGACATTTCGACTCTTACCTTATCACCCGGCAGGATCTTGATGTAGTGCATCCGCATCTTACCGGAAATATGGGCAGTAATCTCATGTCCGTTTTCTAATTCAACACGAAACATTGCATTAGACAATGCTTCAACTATAACTCCATCTTGTTCTATTGCAGATTGCTTTGCCATATTAACTTCTTAAATTGCTTTATCTCCTAATACTTCTTCAATGAATTTGAACGATGACAGAATATCGGCTTCACCGCTTCTCACTGCTATGGTATGCTCAAAATGAGCGGCGTACTTGCAATCTCTGGTTCTCACCGTCCAGCCATCACGTTCCATTACTATCTGCCGGTTACCTAAAGTTATCATCGGCTCGATTGCGATGCACAACCCCTTTTTCAACATTGTACCGTAACCGCGCTTACCGTAGTTGGGCACCTGGGGATCTTCGTGCATGTCCTTACCGATACCATGACCGACAAACTCGCGCACCACACCATAAGAATTGGACTCGCAATGTTGTTGTATAGCATATCCTATATCACCCAACCGCTTGCCTTGAACAGCATTCTGTATTCCTATATATAATGCTTCCTTAGTAACCTTCAGTAATTTGCGAACTTCTTCGTCAACCTCACCTACACAAAACGTATAGGCCGAGTCGCCACAAAAGCCATTCATATAAGTACCGCAATCAACAGAAACTACATCACCCTCTTTCAGTACTACATTATCACTCGGAATACCATGTACCACCTGCTCGTTTACAGAAGTACAAATCGAAGCCGGAAACGGATCGCCATATTGGTTCGGAAATCCCTTGAAAGTAGGAACAGCCCCATTATCTCTAATGAACTCTTCCGCTACTCTATCCAACTCCTTTGTAGTAACTCCGGGCTTTATAACCTTAGCTATCTCAGCCAACGTTTTTCCTACAAGCAAATTACTCGCACGGAGCAGTTCTATCTCATCTTCAGTTTTAAGAAATATCATTCTTCAAATAAGATTAATACGCAGCCACTGTACCGCTACGGCCTTTAATACGTCCAGATTTCAGCAAACCGTCATAGTGTCTCATCAACAAATGACTTTCAACCTGCTGGAGAGTATCAAGAACCACACCTACAAGAATTAACAAAGACGTACCACCGAAGAATTGAGCAAACTCGGCTTTCACACCGAAGATACCGGCAAATGCAGGCATAATGGCAACCAAAGCCAAGAAGAAAGAACCCGGCAAAGTGATACGTGACATAATCACGTCAATGTACTCTGCTGTTTGCTTTCCCGGTTTGATGCCCGGAATGAAACCGTTGTTTCTCTTCATATCCTCAGCCATCTGAGTCGGGTTAATGGTAATCGCAGTATAGAAATACGTAAACAGTATAATCAATACCGCAAAAATCAAATTATACCAAAAGCTTGTATGATCAGTTAATGCATGTATGAAACCGCTCGCATTATTTACATTTGAAAATCCAACGAGAGTAATAGGAATGAACATGATTGCCTGAGCAAAAATAATAGGCATCACGTTTGCTGCATTTACTTTCAAAGGAATGTATTGTCTTGCACCACCGTATTGCTTGTTACCAACAATCTTCTTTGCGTATTGTACAGGAATCTTTCTTGTACCTTGCACCAGAAGAATGGCAAATGCAATGACAAGCAACAGGACTACAAGTTCAATCAGGAACATAACCAAACCACCGGTCTTATCGGTCATACGGGAAATCAATTCCTGAAATAAAGACTGCGGTAAACGTGCAATAATACCCACCATAATAATCAAGGAGATACCATTACCTATTCCTTTGTCTGTAATTCTCTCACCAAGCCACAAAATAAACATACTTCCAGCCGCCAATATAATGGTAGAAGTAAGCATAAATAGAGTCCAATCTAATGAAGCATTTAAGGAAGGACCAGCCTGCATTTTAAGATTGAGCAAATAAGAAGGAGCCTGAACCAGCAAAATGATAATCGTCAGATAACGGGTGTACTGATTCATTTTTCTTCTACCACTCTCACCTTCACGTTGCAATTTCTGGAAATACGGTACCGCAATACCCAGCAACTGAATCACAATGGAAGCGGAGATATAAGGCATGATACCTAATGCAAAGATAGACGCATTAGAGAACGCTCCTCCAGAAAACATGTTTAACAAGGCTAAAAGACCCTCGCTTGTTTGTTGATGCAACTGTGTCAACATTGACGGATTAATACCCGGCAATACAACATACGAACCGAAACGGTAAATTGCCACAAACAATATGGTAATGAGGATCCGTTGTCTCAGATCCTCAATTTTCCATATATTCTTTAATGTTTCAATAGCTTTTCTCATCGAATTAGAGTTTTACTACTTGTCCACCAGCAGCTTCGATGGCAGCAACCGCAGTCTTAGAGAATGCGTGTGCTTGTACATCCAACTTAGCAGTCAAAGTTCCGTTACCTAATACTTTTACCAACTGGCTTGAAGAAATGAAACCGGCAGCGATGAAGTCATTGATACCTACAGTCTGCAGATTTTTAGCTTCGGCCAATTTCTGAATTGTATCCAAGTTGATAGCCTTATACTCTACACGGTTGATATTTTTAAAGCCAAACTTAGGAACACGACGTTGAAGAGGCATCTGACCACCTTCAAAACCGATTTTCTTAGAGTATCCAGATCTTGATTTAGCTCCTTTATGACCTCTGGTAGAAGTACCTCCCAAACCAGAACCTGGACCGCGTCCGATTCTTTTTCTTGTTTTAGTAGATCCCTCTGCAGGTTTTAAATTACTTAAGTTCATATTGTAATTCGTTTTATATTCAACAAATAATTACTTAACAATGGTAACCAAGTGTTTAACCTTATCCACCATTCCAAGAATTGAAGGAGTGCATTCGTGTTCAACCACACGATTCAACTTATGAAGTCCCAGTGCATCGAGAGTTCTCTTCTGATCAGCAGGAGCACCAATTCTACTTTTAACTTGTTTAATCTTTATAGTCGACATATTCTTCCTCCTTATCCTCTAAATACTTTTTCCATACTAACTCCTCTGTTCTGAGCAACCATACGGGCATCACGCATTTCACTTAATGCCAAGATAGTAGCTTTCACCAAGTTATGTGGGTTGGAAG
This window contains:
- the rpsK gene encoding 30S ribosomal protein S11, which codes for MAKKTVAAKKRNVKVDANGQLHVHSSFNNIIVSLANSEGQIISWSSAGKMGFRGSKKNTPYAAQMAAQDCAKVAYDLGLRKVKAYVKGPGNGRESAIRTIHGAGIEVTEIIDVTPLPHNGCRPPKRRRV
- the rpsM gene encoding 30S ribosomal protein S13, which codes for MAIRIVGVDLPQNKRGEVALTYVYGIGRSSSAKILDKAGVDRDLKVKDWTDDQAAKIREIIGAEYKVEGDLRSEVQLNIKRLMDIGCYRGVRHRIGLPVRGQSTKNNARTRKGRKKTVANKKKATK
- the ykgO gene encoding type B 50S ribosomal protein L36; the encoded protein is MKVRASLKKRTPECKIVRRNGRLYVINKKNPKYKQRQG
- the infA gene encoding translation initiation factor IF-1, whose product is MAKQSAIEQDGVIVEALSNAMFRVELENGHEITAHISGKMRMHYIKILPGDKVRVEMSPYDLSKGRIVFRYK
- the map gene encoding type I methionyl aminopeptidase — its product is MIFLKTEDEIELLRASNLLVGKTLAEIAKVIKPGVTTKELDRVAEEFIRDNGAVPTFKGFPNQYGDPFPASICTSVNEQVVHGIPSDNVVLKEGDVVSVDCGTYMNGFCGDSAYTFCVGEVDEEVRKLLKVTKEALYIGIQNAVQGKRLGDIGYAIQQHCESNSYGVVREFVGHGIGKDMHEDPQVPNYGKRGYGTMLKKGLCIAIEPMITLGNRQIVMERDGWTVRTRDCKYAAHFEHTIAVRSGEADILSSFKFIEEVLGDKAI
- the secY gene encoding preprotein translocase subunit SecY produces the protein MRKAIETLKNIWKIEDLRQRILITILFVAIYRFGSYVVLPGINPSMLTQLHQQTSEGLLALLNMFSGGAFSNASIFALGIMPYISASIVIQLLGIAVPYFQKLQREGESGRRKMNQYTRYLTIIILLVQAPSYLLNLKMQAGPSLNASLDWTLFMLTSTIILAAGSMFILWLGERITDKGIGNGISLIIMVGIIARLPQSLFQELISRMTDKTGGLVMFLIELVVLLLVIAFAILLVQGTRKIPVQYAKKIVGNKQYGGARQYIPLKVNAANVMPIIFAQAIMFIPITLVGFSNVNNASGFIHALTDHTSFWYNLIFAVLIILFTYFYTAITINPTQMAEDMKRNNGFIPGIKPGKQTAEYIDVIMSRITLPGSFFLALVAIMPAFAGIFGVKAEFAQFFGGTSLLILVGVVLDTLQQVESHLLMRHYDGLLKSGRIKGRSGTVAAY
- the rplO gene encoding 50S ribosomal protein L15, with the translated sequence MNLSNLKPAEGSTKTRKRIGRGPGSGLGGTSTRGHKGAKSRSGYSKKIGFEGGQMPLQRRVPKFGFKNINRVEYKAINLDTIQKLAEAKNLQTVGINDFIAAGFISSSQLVKVLGNGTLTAKLDVQAHAFSKTAVAAIEAAGGQVVKL
- the rpmD gene encoding 50S ribosomal protein L30, with protein sequence MSTIKIKQVKSRIGAPADQKRTLDALGLHKLNRVVEHECTPSILGMVDKVKHLVTIVK